A window of Marinobacter sp. es.042 genomic DNA:
TTTCATAGCGTCCTTCCACCTGGGAGTTCAGTTCCAGAATCCGCTCGTCAATCCACGCTTTCATGCCCGTGGCCCGGGTAACTCCGGTAACGTCGCGTATTTCTACGGGTGCGTCGGTATATACCATGCCCCGGTCATTATCCAGCGTCAGTGTTGATGTTGTCAGAGTGGCGTTCCGTTCACCAATACTGCGCTGAATCCGTACATTGTCAGTGAGATAGACCAGGTTCTGGTTCTGGAGCAGACTGCCATTCTCGGCTTCAACAATCCAGGGCAGAACATTGTCGCCGCCATACAGTTCGGCACGGGGAGACTCCATGGTGGCCAGGTTACCTTCTTCAAACTGTTCAATGCGGGGGCTGGAGAACCGGATTTTCAGCTTGCCCGACTCGTCGAATGACGTGTAATTGCCATTGACCACGAAGCCGTCCGGTTCGGCATCGCCCCGCAGTGCGGCTGCCTCATCATCAATGACCGGCGGTTCATCGCTTTGCCAGAGCAAAAAGACCGCGGCCACCACGGTGCCAGCCAGCGCCAGTGTTCGCAGCCAGGGCCGGTCCGGGAGCCAGCTCACGCCTCGAGCTCCAGGTAGGGTGCAAGCGCAGCATCCAGCTTACCATGGGCAGTCAGCAGCAAGTCGCACGCTTCCCGAACCGCGCCCTCGCCACCCCGGGTTCGGGTGCAGTAATCGGCATGTTGCTGCACCAGCCAGTAACCATTGGGCACGGTGATTCCGAGCCCGGCAAACCGGAGCGCAGGCAGGTCTGGCAGGTCATCACCCATATAGGCGATGGCATCAGGGCTGAGATCCATGGTGCTGACCAGTTCCTGCAGGGCCACTTTCTTGTCCTCACGCCCCTGCATGAGATGGGGGATGCCCAGATCCCGCATGCGCTTTTCGGTCAGGGGTGACTTCCGACCGGTAATAACAGCCACAGTAATGCCGGCTGCCATGAGTTGTTTGAGTCCCAGGCCGTCCAGAATGTTGAACGCCTTGAGTTCATCACCGTTGGCGCTGAAGTAAAGCTTGCCATCGCTCATGATGCCGTCTACATCCAGTGCGATCAGTCGGATTTTGGCGGCTTTTTCCAGCAGTGGCTCAGGCCATTGATGCTTCATGTTGAAAAACTCCTCATGGCCCATCAGATGACGCCGGCCCGCAGCAGGTCGTGCATGTTGATGGCGCCGATCAGAGCACCGCTATCGTTCGTCACGGGCAGGGCATTGATCTTCATTTCCTCCATGATATTCAGCGCTTCCGCCGCCAGATGATCAGCCTGGATGGTTTTACCATTCCGCGTCATCACTTCATTGATGGGCGTATGATGAATATCAACCGACCGGTCCAGAGTCCGGCGCAGGTCACCGTCCGTAAATATCCCT
This region includes:
- the lptC gene encoding LPS export ABC transporter periplasmic protein LptC, with product MSWLPDRPWLRTLALAGTVVAAVFLLWQSDEPPVIDDEAAALRGDAEPDGFVVNGNYTSFDESGKLKIRFSSPRIEQFEEGNLATMESPRAELYGGDNVLPWIVEAENGSLLQNQNLVYLTDNVRIQRSIGERNATLTTSTLTLDNDRGMVYTDAPVEIRDVTGVTRATGMKAWIDERILELNSQVEGRYETGN
- a CDS encoding KdsC family phosphatase, whose amino-acid sequence is MKHQWPEPLLEKAAKIRLIALDVDGIMSDGKLYFSANGDELKAFNILDGLGLKQLMAAGITVAVITGRKSPLTEKRMRDLGIPHLMQGREDKKVALQELVSTMDLSPDAIAYMGDDLPDLPALRFAGLGITVPNGYWLVQQHADYCTRTRGGEGAVREACDLLLTAHGKLDAALAPYLELEA